The Bifidobacterium animalis subsp. animalis ATCC 25527 genome has a segment encoding these proteins:
- a CDS encoding primosomal protein N' yields MQPAFDGMGMRRRSPRKAAPRKPAAQLPVARVVLDVQATHLGQPFDYFVDDSMSEAAQPGVLVRVRFGGQRVNGIIWERVNDSDTPTSAIRYIEKVVSPRVLVPSQMRRDITAVANAYGGTIANVLRVAMPGRVAGVEKEPNVTLQSASDAESAADEAPYADSSMVDRRGRFASRAEDHFPVIAKAYEQAQTLRASLTAPQGFSAFVIDALPGVGAWERTLAWMALTAMGAGKSAVLVMPGMREVWSMVHALENMGLHVFAPNAKQIYEGDIAVLSGALSPADRYRAYLAIGEGRVNCVVGTRAAMYAPVPDEALFAVVDDDAYQYADGLMPYANARGVCRLRAKLHGGVFVAIGRARSVLSEWESQTSSVVLEVAGPSVAVHGFSDVIKSQAPPVRWLNRDELNRLADPSVGARVPHTAVRVLSKALEHGPVLFSIPHDGVTESLSCAQCLQLARCLRCSGPLVRVPAADAPRCSWCGSSAVDWHCRHCGAERLRVIRVGAVGTVQELQGLFRGVPMLVSSQSQGVVDHVDATPRIVVATPGCEPMVHTQDGTTGTYEAVAILDAWTSLYDLRLDARVDVLSNWMQAMSLCKSRAAGGRGLLIGETYPTLARSLMLWDPRVVAGNELADRTETGLPPVVSAACIWGRRDAVERALHNIGIANGDWAWVESEEGKVPSLLGITPLAPDRTIDARELDEMGDRVKAVVRVSHARRAELALRLRTEVARHVASRESGELRFRMDPKDLL; encoded by the coding sequence ATGCAGCCGGCTTTCGACGGCATGGGCATGCGGCGGCGCTCGCCGCGCAAGGCCGCGCCCAGAAAGCCTGCTGCCCAGCTGCCGGTGGCGCGGGTGGTGCTGGATGTGCAGGCCACGCATCTGGGGCAGCCCTTCGACTATTTCGTCGACGATAGCATGAGCGAAGCCGCGCAGCCGGGTGTGCTGGTCCGGGTCAGGTTCGGAGGCCAGCGTGTCAACGGCATTATTTGGGAACGGGTGAACGACAGCGATACGCCGACAAGTGCCATTCGCTACATCGAGAAGGTCGTTTCGCCGCGCGTGCTCGTACCGAGTCAGATGCGCCGCGACATCACCGCCGTGGCCAATGCCTACGGCGGCACCATAGCGAACGTGTTGCGCGTGGCCATGCCGGGCAGGGTCGCCGGAGTGGAGAAGGAGCCTAACGTCACCTTGCAATCGGCAAGCGACGCAGAGTCGGCTGCCGATGAGGCGCCCTATGCCGATTCGTCGATGGTTGATCGCAGAGGTCGTTTCGCCTCACGTGCCGAAGACCATTTCCCCGTGATCGCCAAAGCCTATGAGCAGGCACAGACCCTACGTGCCTCACTCACTGCACCGCAGGGGTTCTCGGCGTTCGTCATCGATGCCCTTCCGGGGGTTGGTGCATGGGAACGGACACTGGCCTGGATGGCGCTCACCGCCATGGGAGCGGGGAAATCCGCCGTGTTGGTGATGCCCGGCATGCGTGAGGTGTGGAGCATGGTGCATGCGTTGGAGAACATGGGGCTCCATGTGTTCGCGCCAAATGCCAAGCAGATATATGAGGGAGACATCGCGGTGTTGAGCGGAGCGCTCTCGCCGGCCGACAGATACCGGGCGTATCTGGCCATTGGCGAGGGACGGGTCAATTGTGTGGTGGGTACGAGGGCGGCCATGTACGCGCCCGTACCGGACGAGGCGCTGTTTGCGGTTGTGGACGACGACGCCTACCAGTATGCGGATGGCCTCATGCCCTATGCGAATGCGCGTGGTGTGTGCCGTCTGCGCGCCAAGCTCCATGGAGGCGTCTTCGTCGCGATCGGAAGGGCGCGTAGCGTGTTGAGCGAATGGGAAAGCCAGACCTCCTCGGTCGTGTTGGAAGTTGCTGGCCCGAGTGTGGCGGTGCACGGCTTTTCCGATGTGATTAAAAGCCAGGCACCGCCGGTACGGTGGCTGAACCGTGATGAACTCAACCGACTCGCCGATCCCAGCGTCGGTGCCAGGGTGCCGCACACTGCGGTGCGTGTGCTGTCGAAGGCGCTTGAGCATGGCCCCGTGCTGTTCTCCATACCGCACGATGGCGTCACCGAGTCGTTGAGTTGCGCGCAGTGCCTGCAACTGGCTCGATGCCTGCGTTGCAGTGGACCATTGGTGCGTGTTCCCGCGGCCGATGCCCCGCGATGCAGCTGGTGTGGCTCATCCGCCGTGGACTGGCATTGCCGGCATTGCGGAGCAGAGCGGTTGCGTGTGATCCGGGTGGGGGCGGTGGGGACCGTGCAGGAGTTGCAGGGGCTGTTCCGTGGCGTTCCCATGCTCGTTTCAAGCCAAAGCCAAGGGGTTGTGGATCATGTGGATGCCACCCCACGCATTGTCGTCGCCACTCCGGGATGCGAACCCATGGTGCATACGCAGGACGGTACGACGGGAACCTATGAGGCGGTGGCGATTCTCGATGCCTGGACGAGTCTGTACGACCTGCGTCTCGATGCTCGTGTGGATGTGCTGTCCAATTGGATGCAGGCGATGTCGCTGTGCAAATCACGTGCCGCCGGAGGCAGGGGACTGCTGATTGGCGAGACGTATCCGACGCTGGCTCGTTCACTCATGCTCTGGGATCCACGCGTGGTTGCAGGCAATGAGCTCGCGGACCGCACTGAGACGGGGCTGCCCCCAGTCGTTAGCGCCGCCTGCATTTGGGGGAGACGTGATGCGGTGGAACGTGCCCTGCACAACATAGGCATTGCGAACGGAGATTGGGCGTGGGTCGAAAGCGAAGAAGGGAAGGTCCCCTCACTGCTCGGCATCACCCCTCTCGCTCCAGATCGCACGATCGATGCCCGTGAACTCGATGAGATGGGCGATAGGGTGAAGGCGGTCGTGCGCGTCTCGCATGCCCGACGTGCCGAACTCGCATTGCGGTTGCGCACTGAGGTGGCGCGTCATGTGGCCTCTCGCGAAAGTGGGGAACTGCGGTTCAGAATGGACCCGAAAGATCTGCTGTGA
- the fmt gene encoding methionyl-tRNA formyltransferase, with amino-acid sequence MLRVLFAGTPEVAVPSLRMLVKDTEHFEVVAVLTRPDAPTGRGRKIMPSPVKMAARELGLDVIECDPADECFLSALKATGAQCAAVVAYGKILRESVLEALPLGWYNLHFSLLPQWRGAAPVQRAIWAGDEVTGCSVFRITAGMDRGPVLGQSTVTIGAHENAGELLHRLAEDGAGLLAASLQALDEGVVNAVDQPAGSYDVAAKIATQDAHMRFDVPAFALDRQIRACTPVPGAWANLHPHGDDASETLHVSKAIPADMTVDESPRNLKPGELHVTKHHVWVGTSTDPLELLVVKAAGKREMGAPEWARGAHLAEGAYLD; translated from the coding sequence ATGTTACGAGTGCTGTTCGCGGGAACCCCGGAGGTGGCGGTTCCCTCTTTGCGTATGTTGGTCAAAGACACCGAGCATTTCGAAGTGGTCGCAGTGCTCACCCGGCCTGATGCGCCCACGGGGCGCGGCCGCAAGATTATGCCCAGCCCGGTGAAAATGGCCGCCCGTGAACTCGGCCTCGATGTCATCGAGTGCGATCCGGCCGACGAATGCTTCCTCTCCGCATTGAAGGCCACCGGAGCCCAATGCGCGGCGGTGGTGGCCTACGGCAAGATTCTGCGCGAATCGGTGCTGGAGGCGCTGCCGCTGGGATGGTACAACCTGCATTTCTCGCTGCTGCCGCAGTGGCGTGGCGCCGCTCCGGTTCAGCGCGCGATCTGGGCTGGCGACGAAGTGACCGGATGCTCGGTGTTCCGCATCACTGCAGGTATGGATCGTGGGCCGGTGCTCGGACAGAGCACGGTGACCATAGGTGCGCATGAGAATGCCGGCGAGCTGCTCCACCGTCTCGCCGAAGATGGCGCCGGTCTGCTCGCGGCATCGCTGCAGGCCCTTGACGAAGGAGTCGTCAACGCCGTCGATCAGCCGGCAGGCTCCTACGATGTCGCCGCCAAGATCGCCACGCAGGACGCTCACATGCGTTTCGACGTGCCGGCTTTCGCGCTTGATCGCCAGATTCGCGCCTGCACGCCGGTGCCGGGGGCATGGGCGAATCTGCATCCACATGGTGATGATGCCAGCGAGACGCTGCATGTGTCGAAGGCCATCCCGGCGGATATGACGGTCGATGAATCACCTCGGAATCTCAAGCCGGGCGAGCTGCACGTCACCAAGCATCATGTGTGGGTGGGCACTTCCACCGATCCGTTGGAATTGCTGGTCGTCAAGGCTGCTGGCAAGCGAGAGATGGGGGCTCCGGAGTGGGCCCGTGGCGCCCATCTGGCTGAAGGTGCCTATCTCGACTGA
- the serB gene encoding phosphoserine phosphatase SerB: protein MSAPLSQHLDDTDTLAGPLPALGMPGLLVMDVDSTLIDEEVIDELGEEAGVGDEIAAITARAMNGELDFRQALDERVALLRGMPAQIFDRVYERLHFTNGAHELIDTLHAHGWKVGVVSGGFHEIVDRLAVDAHLDYHIANRLSVDARNGMLTGEVVGDVVTKEVKLSRLRSWAQENDIARIQTVAVGDGANDLPMIGAAGLGIAFCAKPTVRTAAPHTIDERDLRKVLDFLQ from the coding sequence ATGAGCGCACCACTTTCGCAACATCTCGACGACACCGACACACTCGCTGGCCCATTACCCGCTCTCGGCATGCCGGGCCTGCTTGTGATGGATGTCGATTCCACGCTCATCGATGAAGAGGTGATCGACGAACTCGGCGAGGAGGCGGGTGTGGGCGACGAGATCGCGGCCATCACCGCGCGGGCGATGAACGGCGAGCTTGATTTCCGGCAGGCATTGGACGAACGTGTGGCGCTGCTGAGAGGAATGCCAGCACAGATCTTCGACCGCGTGTACGAACGGTTGCATTTCACCAATGGCGCACATGAACTCATCGACACGCTCCATGCGCATGGTTGGAAGGTGGGTGTCGTCTCAGGTGGCTTCCACGAAATCGTCGACAGGCTCGCAGTGGACGCGCATCTCGATTACCATATTGCGAACCGGCTGAGCGTGGATGCTCGCAACGGCATGCTCACCGGCGAAGTGGTCGGTGATGTCGTGACCAAGGAGGTCAAGCTCTCCCGGTTGCGGTCATGGGCTCAAGAGAACGACATCGCGCGCATCCAGACGGTTGCCGTGGGCGATGGCGCGAACGATCTGCCCATGATCGGCGCTGCCGGACTGGGCATCGCATTCTGCGCCAAACCCACTGTGCGCACGGCGGCCCCCCACACGATTGACGAGCGCGATCTTCGCAAGGTGCTTGATTTCCTGCAGTAG
- a CDS encoding DedA family protein — translation MTAWLVSLMEHVGGVGVALAIALESIFPPIPSEIILPLAGFTAARGSMSLFGAILWATMGSLLGAWALYGIARWFGLHRIHKAVDRIPGVSRKDVNKANEWFNKYGTWSVLIGRVIPVVRSLISIPAGFNQMNFVKFSGWTFLGSAIWNTVLVTAGYMLGDQWCSILGVLNVFEDVIIVVFALVLVFFAWRWVRNLIRERRSTQSHE, via the coding sequence ATGACGGCGTGGCTCGTCTCTCTCATGGAACATGTGGGCGGTGTGGGCGTGGCCTTGGCCATCGCCCTCGAATCAATCTTCCCTCCCATTCCCAGCGAGATCATTCTGCCGCTTGCCGGTTTCACCGCTGCCCGTGGCAGCATGAGCCTGTTCGGTGCGATCCTATGGGCGACAATGGGATCGCTGCTCGGCGCCTGGGCACTGTACGGCATCGCACGCTGGTTTGGTCTCCACCGCATCCACAAGGCAGTCGATAGGATTCCGGGCGTGAGTCGCAAGGATGTGAACAAGGCAAACGAATGGTTCAACAAGTATGGCACCTGGTCGGTGCTCATCGGACGCGTGATTCCCGTTGTTCGCTCGCTCATCTCGATTCCGGCCGGATTCAACCAGATGAACTTCGTGAAGTTCTCCGGCTGGACCTTCCTCGGCTCGGCAATCTGGAACACAGTGCTCGTCACCGCCGGTTACATGCTCGGCGACCAGTGGTGCTCCATTCTCGGTGTGCTCAATGTGTTCGAAGATGTGATCATCGTGGTGTTCGCGCTGGTGCTGGTGTTCTTTGCGTGGCGGTGGGTTCGCAATCTGATACGCGAACGTCGCTCGACGCAATCTCATGAGTAG
- the arc gene encoding proteasome ATPase, whose translation MGMGQEKHTDAASQSVNPEAVAAHENDQLRQRNHALAKALTRATEELRKAKAQLEQFMAPPLTMATMVRVHRCSTDEHGVRRASAEILNGNRRQIVPLSPTVNPARLGSGQGVLLDANMVIVDSCETPTTGPMRAVSESLADGKLIVSDAGGNRGVVMRASAVARTPINVDDRVVIDPSGTYVLSVLPQEQAQDLLLEETPDVSFADIGGLDEQIARIRDAVQLPFQHRDLFARFDLKAPKGVLLYGPPGNGKTLIAKAIAHELAAGSGNDGVFLSVKGPELLNKFVGESERLIRRIFERAKELSGAGRPVIVFIDEMDSLLRTRGTGVSSDVETTIVPQFLTELDGVESLDDVMVIGASNRIDMIDPAVLRPGRLDVKIHVTRPDETAALAITRHYLTDALPLEPGRDADALVASLVRDLFRRDESRLLAMLDEQGHRRGIYMADIVSGAMLRNIVDRAKTKAVKAEILHGSTSGDDEPQGITEARIHEAIDDEYEQNRSTINETDPGQWLRINALTLAADGV comes from the coding sequence GTGGGTATGGGGCAGGAGAAGCACACGGACGCGGCTTCGCAGTCCGTGAATCCCGAGGCTGTGGCGGCGCATGAGAACGACCAGCTGCGGCAGCGCAACCACGCGCTCGCCAAAGCGCTCACCCGTGCCACCGAGGAGCTTCGCAAGGCGAAGGCGCAGCTCGAGCAGTTCATGGCACCGCCATTGACAATGGCGACCATGGTCCGCGTGCATCGCTGTTCCACCGATGAGCATGGTGTGCGGCGTGCAAGCGCGGAGATTCTCAATGGCAACAGACGCCAGATCGTCCCGCTATCGCCGACTGTCAATCCCGCACGGTTGGGGAGCGGCCAAGGCGTGTTGCTCGATGCCAACATGGTGATTGTCGATTCCTGCGAGACACCTACTACCGGTCCGATGCGTGCGGTCTCGGAAAGCCTTGCCGACGGCAAGCTCATCGTCTCCGATGCCGGAGGCAATCGCGGTGTGGTCATGCGTGCGAGCGCGGTGGCACGAACTCCGATCAACGTTGACGACCGTGTGGTGATCGATCCCTCCGGTACCTATGTTTTGTCTGTACTGCCGCAGGAACAGGCGCAGGATCTGCTTCTCGAGGAGACCCCGGATGTCTCCTTCGCCGACATCGGAGGTCTGGATGAGCAGATCGCACGGATTCGCGATGCCGTGCAGTTGCCGTTCCAGCATCGCGACCTCTTCGCCCGGTTCGACCTGAAAGCGCCGAAGGGCGTGTTGCTGTATGGGCCTCCAGGCAATGGCAAGACGCTCATAGCCAAGGCCATCGCGCATGAGCTGGCCGCGGGCAGTGGTAACGACGGCGTGTTCCTGTCGGTGAAGGGACCGGAGCTGCTCAACAAGTTCGTAGGCGAGTCTGAGCGCCTCATTCGCAGAATCTTCGAGCGGGCGAAGGAGCTGTCGGGTGCCGGACGCCCCGTCATCGTGTTCATCGACGAGATGGATTCGCTGCTGCGCACCCGAGGCACAGGCGTCTCCAGTGATGTGGAGACGACGATCGTGCCGCAGTTCCTCACCGAGCTCGACGGCGTGGAGAGCCTGGACGACGTGATGGTGATCGGTGCCTCGAATCGCATCGACATGATCGATCCAGCGGTATTGCGTCCGGGACGTCTGGACGTCAAGATTCATGTCACACGGCCGGACGAGACGGCCGCCCTGGCCATCACCCGCCATTACCTCACCGATGCGCTGCCTCTTGAGCCCGGCAGGGACGCGGATGCGCTGGTGGCCTCGCTGGTGCGTGATCTTTTCCGCAGGGATGAATCCCGGTTGCTTGCCATGCTCGATGAACAGGGCCATCGGCGTGGGATTTACATGGCCGACATCGTCAGCGGTGCGATGCTGCGCAACATCGTCGACCGGGCGAAGACCAAGGCGGTGAAGGCCGAAATCCTCCATGGGTCGACGAGCGGGGACGATGAACCGCAAGGCATCACCGAAGCGCGGATCCATGAGGCCATTGACGATGAATACGAACAGAACCGCTCCACGATCAACGAGACGGATCCGGGGCAATGGCTCAGAATCAACGCGTTGACGTTGGCGGCCGACGGCGTCTGA
- the dop gene encoding depupylase/deamidase Dop produces MSVRRVMGTETEYAVSVRQDPHANPVQSSFDVIAHAGDEETRHIRWDYRQEDPVHDMRGMTMPRAAARPDMLTDEPQRNITNAFAANGGRMYVDHAHPEYSAPETRDPFEAVAYDFAGDLLMRRAAQSASTERHQFEVFRNNADGKGAAWGSHENYLLRRDVDFDVVTVLMLVHFATRQIYTGSGRVGLGERGERAGYQLSQRADYFHMKVGLQTTFDRPIVNTRDESHAPDEMRRLHVIVGDANRLEVPDVLKLGTTSMLLWVAEQASALDYDLTDELRSLSLLDPVAAMHTVSHDLTFDEPLALADGGSSTAWQLQVSLHGLVYEVASIVYGTDSLGEPVWPDSQTRSVMAMWRQALIDVAEVRHADDDTRMTMTAQASRLEWLLKWQLLERMRRRIAGCGASSASSWDNPQVRALELRWASLAPENEAVFAKVRSRAERVVTDERIAAAATDAPADTRAWLRAAILYRFPDELRAISWTRITTVADGAGDSWTLDMRDPTRFTKDDTERQVEEASSAAQLIRSLGGICEHS; encoded by the coding sequence ATGAGCGTGCGCAGAGTGATGGGGACGGAGACCGAGTATGCCGTGTCGGTACGGCAGGATCCCCATGCCAACCCGGTGCAGTCGTCATTCGATGTGATTGCCCATGCAGGCGATGAGGAGACGAGGCATATTCGTTGGGACTACCGGCAGGAGGATCCGGTGCATGATATGCGGGGTATGACGATGCCCCGCGCTGCTGCACGTCCCGACATGCTTACCGACGAACCGCAACGCAATATCACGAACGCCTTCGCAGCCAATGGAGGGCGCATGTACGTGGATCATGCGCATCCCGAATACTCCGCGCCGGAGACGCGCGATCCGTTTGAGGCCGTGGCCTATGATTTCGCCGGCGATCTGCTTATGCGCCGGGCCGCCCAATCCGCGAGCACTGAGCGGCATCAGTTCGAGGTGTTCCGCAATAATGCGGATGGCAAGGGCGCTGCGTGGGGGAGCCATGAGAATTATCTGCTGCGTCGCGATGTGGACTTCGATGTAGTGACTGTGCTCATGCTGGTCCATTTCGCCACCCGGCAAATCTACACGGGCTCTGGACGCGTGGGGCTCGGCGAGCGTGGCGAACGGGCAGGCTACCAGTTGAGTCAGCGTGCCGATTACTTCCATATGAAAGTGGGTTTGCAAACCACTTTCGACAGGCCGATCGTGAACACCCGCGACGAGTCGCATGCGCCTGACGAGATGCGCAGACTCCATGTGATCGTGGGCGATGCTAACCGCCTGGAAGTGCCGGACGTGTTGAAGCTCGGTACGACAAGCATGCTGCTGTGGGTGGCCGAGCAGGCATCTGCATTGGATTACGACCTGACGGACGAGTTGCGTTCCCTTTCGCTTCTCGACCCGGTCGCCGCCATGCACACGGTGTCGCACGACCTGACCTTCGACGAACCACTCGCTTTGGCCGATGGAGGTTCGAGCACGGCGTGGCAGCTGCAGGTGTCGCTGCACGGGCTCGTCTATGAGGTGGCGTCGATCGTGTACGGCACTGATTCGCTCGGGGAGCCGGTATGGCCGGATTCGCAGACCCGCTCGGTCATGGCGATGTGGCGTCAGGCATTGATCGACGTGGCCGAGGTGCGCCATGCCGACGACGACACCCGAATGACGATGACCGCGCAGGCCTCTCGACTGGAATGGCTGCTCAAATGGCAGCTGCTCGAACGCATGCGCCGACGCATCGCCGGTTGCGGCGCATCCTCCGCCTCGAGCTGGGACAATCCACAGGTGCGCGCGCTCGAATTGCGATGGGCTTCACTCGCTCCCGAGAACGAGGCGGTGTTCGCCAAGGTGCGCTCCCGTGCCGAGCGTGTGGTGACGGATGAGCGTATAGCCGCGGCGGCGACCGATGCCCCGGCGGACACGCGCGCATGGCTCCGTGCCGCGATACTGTACAGGTTCCCCGATGAATTGCGTGCGATCTCCTGGACCCGAATCACCACCGTTGCCGATGGAGCCGGTGATTCCTGGACGCTCGACATGCGCGATCCCACGCGGTTCACCAAAGATGACACCGAACGGCAGGTGGAGGAGGCGTCCAGCGCGGCGCAGCTCATCAGGAGTCTCGGCGGCATCTGTGAACATTCGTAG
- a CDS encoding inositol monophosphatase family protein, with translation MQAGLRELAVQVSRIAEDAGKHALKDQLMPKDLVTLNTVQRDYSRGLKVDDRLSQFIYNRLTYIDPFKGRWEDRTDEWAPGDRYWCVGGVDGVINYSRSMAEWSVTISLFEFNEFGSAQPILGVIHAPALNLTYLAARQQGAIRMRNTPVGEKREKIMPSTISHLDGSIVSFGMSYVPQEAQHALNVVASLAGKPADIKRIGPVSLDVCKVADGTYDAYFEPHLHERDVPAISAAAVVLWEAQGQLSTWEGGLIHWRSQNDLVATNGQIIQELQPYLINSDCGESYHHHEQKPAGQQ, from the coding sequence ATGCAGGCCGGATTACGGGAGCTCGCAGTGCAGGTGAGCCGCATCGCCGAGGATGCCGGCAAGCATGCGCTCAAGGACCAGCTCATGCCGAAGGATCTGGTGACGCTGAACACGGTGCAGCGTGACTACTCACGCGGGCTCAAGGTGGACGACCGCCTGTCGCAGTTCATCTACAATCGTCTCACCTACATCGATCCGTTCAAAGGCCGTTGGGAGGACCGCACCGACGAATGGGCGCCCGGAGACCGGTACTGGTGCGTGGGCGGTGTCGATGGCGTGATCAACTATTCGCGCAGCATGGCCGAATGGAGCGTGACCATCTCGCTGTTCGAATTCAATGAGTTCGGATCGGCCCAGCCGATCCTGGGGGTGATTCACGCGCCGGCACTGAACCTCACCTATTTGGCCGCCCGACAGCAGGGCGCGATTCGTATGCGCAATACGCCGGTGGGGGAGAAGCGCGAGAAGATCATGCCATCCACAATCAGCCACCTCGATGGCTCCATCGTGAGCTTCGGCATGTCGTATGTGCCACAGGAGGCACAACATGCCCTCAATGTGGTCGCGAGCCTCGCCGGCAAGCCCGCCGACATCAAACGGATCGGGCCCGTCTCGCTCGATGTGTGCAAAGTGGCCGATGGTACCTATGACGCATATTTCGAACCGCATCTGCATGAACGTGACGTGCCGGCCATCTCAGCCGCCGCCGTGGTGCTCTGGGAGGCCCAAGGGCAGTTGAGCACATGGGAGGGCGGGCTCATCCACTGGCGCAGCCAGAACGATCTCGTGGCCACCAACGGGCAGATCATACAGGAGCTACAGCCCTACCTCATCAACTCCGATTGCGGGGAATCCTACCATCATCACGAGCAGAAGCCAGCGGGACAACAGTGA
- a CDS encoding ubiquitin-like protein Pup, whose translation MPSASEHHQIPAETQRHDDDQTQGTAQGLSAAAMLAQEQADDLDAILDDIETVLETNAEEYVNSFVQKGGE comes from the coding sequence ATGCCATCTGCATCCGAACACCATCAGATCCCCGCCGAGACACAGCGGCATGATGACGACCAGACCCAGGGAACGGCCCAGGGTCTTTCCGCGGCGGCCATGCTCGCACAGGAGCAGGCTGACGATCTCGATGCGATTCTCGACGACATCGAAACCGTTCTCGAGACGAACGCCGAGGAATATGTGAACAGCTTCGTGCAGAAAGGCGGCGAGTGA
- a CDS encoding proteasome accessory factor PafA2 family protein translates to MPQLHDSGSRAIQPSDQTHRHDFARIFGIETEYGVSVTDIPEPMDASHVAMTMFQPVVRRARSTNTYVENGSRLYLDVGSHPEYATAEAICPSDALLSDLAGEQIMRSMGLDAQRRLRESDARNRRATLHLYKNNADSAGHSFGCHENYLVRRFVNLDMIQHVLLPFLITRQIYTGAGKFDGERLLFTQRAAFVDETVSSATTRSRPMINTRDEPHANPEDYRRLHVIIGDSNRSQWATLMKCATTHLVLCMMEHAARSGCDGGLEAFALADPIAANHAINADGPHARIALASGCSTTALELQQRMLEQVETFSAHHGDALGASLRYDAQCNVEWIVGQWRWILDRLAANDIETLSHVIDWASKQMFFTRLRLRGTVTPARLRQLDLDYHDIANGRLYPSLCAHGLMRTLVDADQIRDAVSTPPSHTRAVLRGRFVAAASHTDAVYDCDWTTLKLVRPVHMEAVLLDPFRDEPTKQYDELMGELRDSREDGDEAPV, encoded by the coding sequence ATGCCACAGCTGCACGACAGTGGCAGCAGGGCGATACAGCCGTCAGACCAGACGCATAGGCATGATTTCGCGCGCATCTTCGGCATTGAGACCGAATACGGTGTGAGCGTCACCGATATTCCGGAACCCATGGACGCCAGTCATGTGGCGATGACCATGTTCCAGCCCGTCGTGCGCAGGGCCCGTTCCACCAACACCTACGTGGAGAACGGCTCACGTCTGTACCTCGATGTGGGATCCCATCCGGAGTATGCGACCGCCGAGGCGATATGCCCCTCGGATGCGTTGCTGAGCGATCTGGCGGGGGAGCAGATCATGCGTTCGATGGGGCTTGACGCCCAGCGGAGGCTGCGGGAATCCGACGCGCGGAATCGGCGTGCGACCTTGCATCTGTACAAGAACAACGCCGACAGTGCCGGTCATTCATTCGGTTGCCATGAGAACTACCTCGTGCGCCGTTTTGTGAATCTGGACATGATACAGCATGTGTTGCTGCCATTCCTCATCACCCGGCAGATCTACACCGGGGCCGGCAAGTTCGACGGTGAACGTCTCCTGTTCACCCAACGTGCGGCATTTGTGGACGAGACAGTCTCCAGCGCCACCACACGGTCGCGCCCCATGATCAACACCCGTGACGAGCCGCACGCCAACCCCGAGGACTACCGGCGTCTCCATGTGATCATAGGCGACTCCAATCGTTCCCAGTGGGCCACCCTTATGAAATGCGCCACCACGCATCTCGTGCTGTGCATGATGGAGCATGCAGCACGCAGCGGATGTGATGGTGGGCTCGAGGCATTCGCGCTCGCGGATCCGATCGCCGCGAACCACGCCATCAACGCCGACGGGCCGCATGCCCGCATCGCACTGGCATCGGGGTGTTCGACCACCGCACTGGAACTGCAGCAGCGGATGCTGGAGCAGGTCGAGACCTTCTCCGCACACCATGGTGATGCGTTGGGTGCGTCGTTGCGGTATGACGCGCAGTGCAATGTCGAATGGATTGTGGGCCAATGGCGGTGGATCCTCGACAGATTGGCGGCCAATGACATCGAGACGCTGTCGCATGTGATCGATTGGGCATCCAAGCAGATGTTCTTCACTCGGTTGCGGCTGCGCGGCACCGTCACACCGGCCAGATTACGCCAGCTTGACCTGGACTATCACGACATCGCCAACGGCAGGCTCTACCCGTCGTTGTGCGCGCATGGCCTGATGCGCACCTTGGTGGATGCGGATCAGATTCGCGATGCCGTGTCCACGCCACCCTCTCATACGCGTGCCGTGCTGCGTGGACGTTTCGTGGCGGCGGCATCGCACACCGATGCCGTCTACGACTGCGATTGGACGACGCTGAAGCTTGTGCGTCCGGTGCATATGGAGGCGGTGCTGCTCGATCCGTTCCGCGACGAGCCGACCAAGCAATATGACGAACTCATGGGCGAATTGCGTGATTCGCGAGAGGATGGCGATGAAGCGCCCGTCTGA
- a CDS encoding HU family DNA-binding protein — MAYNKSDLVAKISQKSGLTKAQAEAAVNAFRDVFIEAMKNGEGLKLTGLLSAERVKRAARTGRNPRTGETIEIPATYGVRISAGSLLKKAVSE, encoded by the coding sequence ATGGCATACAATAAGTCTGATCTCGTTGCAAAGATCTCCCAGAAGTCCGGTCTCACCAAGGCTCAGGCTGAGGCTGCCGTCAATGCTTTCCGCGATGTCTTCATCGAAGCCATGAAGAACGGCGAAGGCCTCAAGCTCACCGGTCTGCTCTCCGCAGAGCGTGTCAAGCGCGCCGCCCGCACCGGCCGCAATCCTCGTACCGGTGAGACCATTGAGATCCCGGCCACCTATGGTGTTCGCATCTCCGCTGGCTCCCTGCTGAAGAAGGCAGTGAGCGAGTGA